CTTAATCCCTTACTGCTTCATTTGCTTATAAAGGCTAAGTAGGTGGATGAAATGATATTAATACCGTTTTGTGGGAAACAAATTTATTAATACCTACATTACATTTCCTAGCAAACTACACTAAAATAGTCCTACAGATATGTGAGCGAAGCCTCATTCAATCTCCTACTACTCATCTTTAAAACCTCATTATATGAAAATGCACATTCGTATTATTACTCTTCCCTTTGCATCCTTTATTTCTCAACTATAATATTGTCTGCATAAATTTTTTTCATTCATCATGTGGAAGATCGAACATCAAAAGGAACTTATTTCGCCAAATGACATATCTAAAATTCTCCTGAAACTTCCCTATTTGAGCATTTAATAAAGAGTTTTTGCACTTTACCTTCCCTGCAGTTTTCTAATAATGGAAAATAACTACAGAAGCATAACGTGCCTCCGCTGGAAAATCACAGTAACTAATATTCTACATCCTCATACATTTAGTTAATATTATATATAGTTAAGAGATTAGTGCATAAAGATGTAATACAATTCATTCTTCAACACAAAAATGTTTCTACAACTGGATAATTCAACTTTAGAAGCGGCTAGAAAATTGTTTTGAGAAACTGTAAGTAGCCAGAGACATCTAATGAGTTTAAAGGTATATTGGTGGTCCAAGCTTTGGGAATTGAGAATTCATATTAAAACACTATCTGCGGAAAGAAAGTCAAGAGTTGCTTCCGCTAGAAGCTGCTCTGCTTAGAATAAATATTAGTGAAATGATTCTTGTTTCAGGTGCAGTGGTGAGCAAAGAGAGAATGCTACCCATATTCTTTGGCTTTGTGCAAAAATCAAGAGAAACGTGAAAGAGAAGTGGCTTTTGGAAGACTAGTAAGTCTAGTGAGTCCCCTGACACGATAAGTTTCTTGTCTAAAAATAAAAACACATCAGATCTCCAGATAAATTTGAATATTTTGTTTCTCACTTGGAAGATGTGGAACATTAGAAACAAAGTTCTTCAACGTGATACCCAGCCCACTGTATATGATGTTCAAACTTGGATCCAAACTAGTTGAGCAAATTTCATAATTTAAGAAAAATAACCTACAGTTCTTATGAAAATCAAGATGTTCGTGAAAATAAAGAGGTTAGATGGTCTCCTCCCGCAGTAGGAGCTGCGAAGATAAATGTTAACGCATACCTAAGGATTGACAGCAAGGCATGCAGAATTTCTGCTTTCACAAGAGATGAAAATGGTCATTGTTGGTGGCTAAGACGAGATACTATCGGGCATTCATAGTCCCATGATTGCTTAATTATTCGTGATTAGGGAGGGGATACTTTTGGCCTTTTTTTCTAATGTTCCCAGTATTTTTATCGAGTCCGATTGTTTGAATTCTGTTATCTAGTCTGGAACATCAGAACTTTGATTCCTAGAGAAAAATGTATAAGTGTTATTATTGCAAGAAGGGCAATCATTGTTTAGCAAAGTTAGCTTCAACAGATCGAGTTAGTGTTGTTTGGAAAAAGAGATTTCTCTCTGTTGCTCGTCCTGCGTTTATAGAAGAATTGCCTGCTCTTTTGTAAATGATTTGGTGTTTTATTACTTTTCTTTACAAAAATGACATTAATGATTAAAATAAGCATAATTCAGGGACAGAATCAACTCATCGAAAATGCTCTCACCTTGAAGAGCCTCCTTTACAAAGAGAAGTGATTCCCTCGCTGTCCCTCGCCTCATATATGCCTTCACATTCTGCAAAGAGATCAAACAGGATGTCTGCGTTCAGCAACTAGTTATGAAATTTTGTATACCTAACCAATGGCTGATTACTAAAATTCTTACACTAGACAGCATGTAGACACGTACAAAAAAAGGACTTATAAGTTGATTTCATACTCCTTTTAAGAGCAATACTCATAGCAGGATGATGAAAAGTGCTTCAAAAGATACATTGCAATCTTACTATGACATTATTGTAGTAAGAAGATGATGTGGATACAAGTACACATAGTCTAATGCAACAAAACATATATTAGCTTATCAACCAACCTTCTTATCAAGTGTGATTGCTTTACTGCAATCTTCTTCAGCTTCCTGAAAGCTGAAAAATTGTCCAGTCAGTTAGGCATGTCCACATAAATTTATTACAGACTATCCATAGAAAATTTCGACGGAAGGAAAAAAGCATACCATCCTAATTCAAGGTAAGCAGCAGCACGGTTGCTATAAAATGTTGCATTTCCCTCATTCAACTTTATAGCTTCGGTATAATAACTTACAGCTTTATTCCATTCCTTTTTCTTATATGCGGCATTTCCCTGCAACAGAACCCTACCAGTACTTAGGAATCTGATGTGGAAATTAtgtaaattaaatttaaaatcatGCAGAATATCAGAACAATTTTAAGACCAAAATTCGAGAGATAATGGCATTTGAACACAACTTAAACATATGAACAAGTACCAGGAGTCTTTTACTATGGATCGGAATGGACATATGTTCACAAAATTACATTTTCCGGAGGAGGAACACATTATTTCAAACAAAACAAATATGACTTCATGTATTTAGGACCTACAAAAATATGGATCGGAATAACTGCCACCATTGCCAGATATGATACCTACAGCTAAGATACATTTATGTCAGGATACAAAATATATTTTGCTACTTCAGACCAGCCATCTAAAAAACATGAATAGAGAGTAAATCTGTGGGTGAGAACAGTTAGAGTACGGAGCTTCCAGGAAGCACAGGAGTTCAAAAATATTGATCTTTATTACAGTTAGATTGAGTTTTAGCAAACTTAGATGTACCGATCAGAAAACTGgattatttaaaaataaagaTTTTATCATGATTTCAATAAATACAAATAGACATGAAGAAAAATATCTCCCAGGCATGCATTAACCTTTAGAAGTCTAAATTTAACATTTAAGTGTCTCCACCATAATTATACCCATGGCATAACAAACCATTAATCAATATAGTTTAGACAAAGATCAACCACATTACTTCAAGAATGTTAACAGTTAAAAACACTAAGATCCTATCATGTACTACTTCGACAGTGTCACACAAATCAAAGCCAATCAAGCATTGCAGACCTGCTAAAGAAACAGTGCTTTCATAATTTTATTAGTGATGATTAACACTTTCTGAATAAAGGATCACTGGGACTAATATAAAAAAGATTAGAATATCCAAATATCAAGTGATAGGGAAAGATGCTCCAATCTCATCACAAAACTAATGGTAAACCTATCATATAGCCTGATCCTAAATTAACTTAATCATGCTACATAGAATACTCACTGGCGAGAAGGATTTAGATATGAACAGAAGCATGTGACAGGACAAAGAAAATGCATTAGCAGATCCCTAGTTACAGCAGGTCAAACACTAGTATCTAGTGTTCAGATTTATATGATTTTCTCTCTAGCAATATTAGAGCTTGGCTAGCAAGTAGTCCTGGTTGTCCAAAAgttaaattaagtgaattttaaTAAGTTTATGGTGTGCGGCTAGTCTTGTTTTTTGAAGTACTGAGGTCCTGATGAAAACCCACAAGTACGCACTTTTTTGTGGTAACAAGTACTTGTTTATAATTTTTACACTGCTTGAAACCAGGTAAGGACATATTTTTCTCAGTCTCCTTCTCAAGACCTTTAGTTATAATAAGCAAATATGCTTATTCAAGCTAAAAAAAATGCATGAAAGAGATATAGTTGGTTGGATACACTtcaaaacaaataataatatccAAAAACAGAGAATTACATGACAATCTGCATCAACAGTTTATGTGGAAGAATAAATAACACCTTAAGCAAAACCATATATTGGTAAGATAAAACATTTGATTGCGTACAAAGAAAAATTGCAAATACATTCACTGAATGAACGCCTATTACATTAAAAAATCAGAAGGAAATCTAACCTTTTCTTTTAACAAGTCACTAGCATCCATGTTGCCATTCACGTCTGGTAATGGTACAGAATTGGAGACGATGCTAGCTTGATCTTGAAGAGATGAGTACATGTCTAACACCGTATCCAGAAGAAACTTATCAGCTCCATGGCTTGCAATAAAAGAAACTGAGATTGGATAATCATTATGATTTCCTATGGGAGCAGTAACCTGGAATATAAGTTAATCCCTATGCAAAATAAGAATTCTATCTGAACTAAAGGAAATGTATATAACTACGAAAACACCAAGTAAATATAATTACCTGACAGCATCCAGACATACTTGCGATGCTCAAAAGAGGAAACGCTCTATCATGAAACTCGGACAACACACCCTTCTTTGAGTTGAGTCTTAGTGGAGGGTCAGCAACAGTAGGAATAATTAAGATTCCATCGTCCTAAGAAAACAATATAAATTTGTAAATAATCTAATAAAATGGTTACTATAGTTCATAGGAACGAAGATGCACAAAAGGTCAAGAAAATAAACACACTTGCTCTACACGAGGCAACTAAAGTGATGCTTCATGCAATCCAATGAAGAAAAGAGATTTTTATTGTATGGGTTTACACAAAAATATCAATGTGCTATTAAAACAAATGTCCAGTCCAAGTAGCAACTATTAGCTGTTCAGTGACCATCTTGCATCGAATTTAATCACATGGCGTAAACAAAGGTTCAGGCCAAGTAGCAAACTGTTAGCTGTTCAATGGCCATCTTgcatcaaatttaatcatatggCATACTTAGTAGTGAGTACTAAAAAATTACCTTCTATAAAAAACTACCATTGCTTGGGCGTCCTCCAAACAAAGTAAATTCACATATATACATCTCATTAAATATATTCATTGTCATCCTGTAAAAACTGTTTGTGTTCAGGCACCAAGGATACTACACCTAAATACTACAGTATGCATGTTTCATATAAGCAAGCCTGCTACACCTGGCAAAAAAAAGAAACTAGGAGGTGGAACACTCACAGCCCTTAAATAATAAAACGTAACGCAAAAGTAGATATCTGAAATGTTGAATCGTCAAGAAAGTAGCAATAGGAAGTAGGAACTAATCAAGTAGATGACAATATACTGTGAGAAAATCCAACTTGCCTTGGCTTTTTCAGACTACCGATTAGCAAGTCTTTACCAACTTATAAGCCATTGCAAAAATTAAAGATTAAACACGCCCACAGTATTCAGAGATTAAATAATATAGAAATTCTATGTTCGGAGATAGATGCATTAAACATTCTAGAAAAAGGATCCAGATGCTAAAGAATTCCTCTTGCAAGGTACCAGATTATACAATTATCATATGCATAAGAACAGTACAGGATGTCTGTAAGTCTAAATCTAATGCAATATAAACATATCTATATGCACTCTTAACAAGTAAGCAGAATTTGATGAACCACGGAATTGTTTAGGGCCTTCAGGCAGGATTTGtcaagaaaaagagaaaaaaaaaacaaataacGGAAAAAATGTACAATACTATCACATTACCATGGAGATGAAGATTTCAAAATCATATTCTCAACTGTCAAGATATAGGTTCTATGACAACAACATACATCCTAATATTAGCATTTTGAGGTATCAAAGCAAAATAATCTGATAAGCAAAAATTTCTTGATACAACAGATAATCCGACGCACACGCATTATATAGTATTTATAATAAATCTTCACAAATAATCAAATACCTTCAAGAGACTCCGGATAGCAGCTCGCATTTCAGTTCTGACTTTGTACAAAGTTTTTACATTGTCATGTGTAGTAGTAAGTGCTTCAAGGACCCGAGAAGATACACCAGGTCCTACTTTCGGCTCAACTGATTCAACCCATTCGTGATGATTACTTTTAAACTCATGCCTATAGGCAAGCAAGAGATGCAGATCAGAGTTCGGTACAAAATTAGGCAGCTATAAGGAAATGAATATCCCAATTATGCAGCAGAATAAAAGTTCAGCTACGAGTATTCACTAAGCTTAAACAGTTCACAACTGTTAGTCTGTAACAACTTGCGAGGAAATAGAACTCGTCCACTAAGCTCAGGGAGTCACTAATGAAAGTAATACGCTATCTCCGCTCAACATTTAGGTCTCACTTAAATCAATCTAATATTCTACATAGTACATACAATCCACCTTCTCCATGATTAATTTACGCAATATTTTAATGTACATCATTATTTCATTGTTGTCCAAAAATTACACTATAACTCACTTTCTTAATATGAACTCACAAAGGAATGTACATCTCTAATTGTGAATAACACTTTCCATCAAAGTAGAGCATATAAGATGCAAGTGAAATATAAGGAAACTCTGTTGAACATAATGGCCACCATTATGATGTGTTTGACATGTTAGGCACAATGTtatatacttatatcatttaagaCAGTAACGCATCTTTCTGAGTATCCTAAGATCCATATGATTTCAGTGGCTGGTAGCAGGTAGGAAGGGGTTTCATCTCCTCTGTTCAGCATCTTGCTCTCTTTTTTCTAGTTAGAAATAATTGTTTAAGACTAACACTAGTATAATACCTCAACAGTGATAACATTGCAGAACATAAAGCTTTTAAAGCAGATATGCCACTCTGCAATTTCGTTGATTCCTCCCCGAATTCTTTTAAGCTAGGGACATTTGCTGCAATATATTGAGAAAAATTCATGTGTTCTGGAAGCTGATCTGCAAATTTAGTGCATAAAAATGTCAATAACTTACAATTGGTAGAGACAATCCTCTTTCTTTAACCAGTAAACTATTATCTTTCAATACATTACTGACATCTACAGAAATATTCAGTTATATATTTATAACATAAAAGAGAAGCAATACTGAATTGATTGCGTATATACAAATTTACCATATattgaaaattaaataataaaaataatcatAAAATCAAGCAAGACTGGAACTTACAGCCTTTCAAATCTTTGATAACTTTGCATACAATAGATAAAATATTTTGCTTTGGAGCTTTAGAAAGTTGAAATAGATCATCAGCAATTATACAGCGTCTAGTCCTTTTAGGTTCCACCTGCTTCAAGTTGAGGAGCACATGTCCAACACGATGCATAACAGACGGATCACGAGCAAAAAATCCTGAAATAAGGTGGTCAATTACAACCAATAGATATAATACATATATCAAAAATCTATATATCTGATGACGGGTAAAAAATAAATCACATTCAAAGAATCCCTAAGACCTAGTTTTTCTGAATAGCTACTGGGTGCTATCTACGATTCCTGCCAAGTAAATTATATAAAATAGGTTTTCGCACCAGTCAAAACACAAAACCTAAACACTGACCATTTTCAAGATTTTATTAAAATGCTCAACTTAGTTCCAAATGGTTGGACTAATTTCATCAATATAATATATACAAATACACTCATGTATGCAGGACAATATTAATGCATAAATACAAGACAATCTGGATAACATTGAAGTCTGGATAAAAATTAGTATTCTAATTACCTACCAATAGTCTCTAAACTTTGTGAACTCGAAACAACCCCGATAGTAGATACAACTCCATGAGATGGGCGGAATCCGATGACACCACAATATGCTGATGGGATTCTGATGCAACCAATAATATCAGTACCTGAAACATCATgaacaaaaaaaattaacaaaattgTAATATTTGAAAAACCATCAACCAACACTAGAACTTGCAGAATCTGTGATTGCTGAGTGTAAGACAATCAATATTTCACTTATGTGCCGATATTATTCGCTTCTTAATAGTTTGATGTAGAAACTACTCAAAATATTGGTGTGGGGCCGTGGCAATGATAAGTGATGACAACACATGTTGTGAAAGATCAAAAAACTTAACATTAAAATAGAATTGTAACTGAAAGCATATAATTACTAATTCCTTATATTTATTCCAGAAATGGAAGGAGATCGATGAAAAAAAAGTCGGGCAAATCAAATTACAGTTATTAAAGCTCAAGCAACAAAACTTGAAACACAATAAATCAAATTGTTAGCAATAACAAAGTGACTTAAGAGAAAAGGCTAAGTTCATGCAATCTCATTTTCATCATAGGTACACTGAAGCCTCAGCTTTATAAAAACAATAAAGCTTGGCTTACACGCTAATTCACTTCCCGAAACACTGCCTCGTTTTTCGGGAGAGATAGTGGCCCACTTTCTTAAAATCCTCGAATTTTTATGGTTATCCATTTTACTTTTAATCAATCTTAGTGGTAAATATTGCAACTATCAAAACCATTCTTCTTTATCCAGTAAATCTCCATCCAACCTTTACATCTCTTCTGATCAGGTATCTTCGTTTTACTAACTGTTCCATCAAAACtgcatacacacatatatataactAGTATAATCGGAAACTGTTTTTGTTTAAACACAAATCGCCACTCAGATGGGCCAGTTTACAAAGTTCGATAACATGCCAGATATATTAAGATGTCTTTATATTTACCCTTCTATAATACAAGAAAATTGCAACTACCACTAAATGTATATGTAACACAGGGCGTTGTTTGACAAAGCTAAAATATCCAAAATGAAAAAAGGGGTTCTCATAGTTAATCAAAGTCATTGGGGTTATATAGTGGTTCTTTTATTCTCCACCGGCAAGGGCACTCACCCTCGAGGAGCTATTCAGATTACCGATGCTCAAGCACTTATTGATGTCAAGCACTTATTGATGCTTGTTCCAGTGGACATATAGCAGGCAAATTTCATGTGTAGACAAATTCTATCCAGTTGTATATATTCTACTGAAACTCTTGTACAAATCTCCCCTGCTTAAATTATCCGCTGTCTATCAACTTCCAATCATGATTTTAATCTTGAGAATTAATGTAGGTTACAGCACAATCGCTCCAAATGATCATCCATGGCGTTACATGTGAAACTAAACATTATAGGTTTTTTTATCCAAAAAGGAAGGAGTAGCGTTAGCAACGGAAGAAGAAATTGACGAAATGTTATCGGTCAAGAAGAAGAAATCGGTTTCGAATTAAGTAAATAGAAACATGTTATACAAtgttaaaattaaaaaaaaaagtagaataaaaataagtattaaaaggttaattaaaaaataaaagaatCTTAAAAAGAGTGGGCTGCTACCTCTTCTAAGAAAGGGGTAGTATTTTAGTACTCCCCCCGTCCCATAATAAGTTTCCTATATTGATTTTAGGCACTATTCATCGTAAGTgattgactattaatttacgtctaatctataagatcaaatatagtcaagtcatgagtgatcttgttgaattcgtatttatgagtactttaatacaatgaagttttatatttaatactaatacaaaattaaaatattaacaatcaaaagtgtgtgTTGGCAAACGTGTCCAGCACAaataggaaacgtttttagggacggagggagtagtgaATTAGTGGTGAGCCAAGATTTATTGTTATAAAAAAATGATGCATATAAAATTGATTTCTATATTAATTAAACTAAAAACCCATACCAAGAGCAAAGTCAACAAGATCCGCAGCAACAGCCACAGCTGAACCACTAGATGACCCACCAGGAATATGAGATGGCATTTTTGGGTTTGTAGGGGTTCCATAGTGCACATTCTCTCCCGTAAACCTGAAAGCAAGTACAAGAAAAGCATTCAGATACTTAGCTCTCTAATTACATGGAAAGATAGAGTTTTAAAAAATGCAACTAGTACATGATAATCCAGCCTATTAACTTTTGAGAGATTGAGATTCGAAGAAATAATTTCCATATTAACAAAGAAAACAGAATTGCAAGAGAACCCCAAGTCCAAACTTAACAGTTCAAAATTTTAAGACACAAATAGTTATCTTCATGTCTGTTGGTTTCTCAGAAATCAAATTAACTTTCAAATATATTAAACAAAGCAGAGAGGTAAAATACCCAAAAGACAATTCATCCATAACAGTCTTGCCAACACAAGTAGCCCCGTTCTTCAAAAGAGTTGTCACCGCCAATGCAGTTTTGTCAGCAGTCTCGTGAGTATTCTTCCAATCCGGATTACCGAACCCAGTCACATGATCCTTCACATCAAAACTGCAAACGAGAATCCACAACTTCATAAATCACACACTTACACACACGAATAGTTATATTCCACTTCTAATCACCTTAAACTACAAGCTCTACAAAATTCACTATATGAATCTTCTTATACAGAACTCACATCTATTATCATCACATAATCTGAACACGTTCAATAGTTCACAATCAACAAATATACAAACAAATCCGCATAAAATACATATCAGAAAATAAAACTCACTCAAAATATATACACACGTACCAAAAAGAGTAAGGTTCTTCTGCAAAAACAGTAACCTTGTCTAGAAAAAATAAAGTTTGTTCAAATAAActgatctctctctctctagaAAAAATGAAGTTGTTTTCAAGAAAACCTCTCTCTCTCTAGCAAAAATGAAGCTTTGGAAGAAAACTTTTTTCTCTTTCTCTCACTCTTTTTTTGCTAATTACTCTTTCTCTCACTCTCTAGCAAAAAATGAAGTTTTTTCAagaaccccccccccccctctctctctagCAAAAATGAAGCTTTCAAGAGAACCTCCCTCTCTTTCTCTCACTCTCTCTAGCAAAAAATAAAGTTTTTTTCAAGAAAACTTCTCTCTGGCAAAAATGAAGCTTTTCACGAAAACCTCCCTCTCTTTCTCTCACTCTCTCCAGCAAAAATTAAGTTTTTTCAAGAAAAgctccctctctctctctatctctctctagCAAAAATGAAGTTCTTCAAGAAAACttccctctctctctctagcAAAAATGAAATTTTTCCAAgaatactctctctctctctctctctctctctctatctctatCTATCCTTCTTCTCTAGTAAAGATGAAGTTTCCTCAATAAAacttctctctccctctctctctctgtaGCTCAAACAGAATTTATTAAAGTTTTGATCTTTTGCACTTTATACTTGTATAAAAGCACATACACACATATAAACACTAAATAAAAGTTACTAACACATCTTTAACAGCAAAAGTGAGCCCAGAAAGCGACAATCTAGCAGCAGGAGGAGGGGGGTGAGCAAACGCAAGCAACTCAAATCGTTCAATAAAAGCCCCAAAATCTTCTTTAATTATCATCTTCTTCGCTTTCATTTTACGCCGCTGTGTTTCCGCCAGAATCACAATTCCAGCCACGCTGATTCCGATCACCACCCATAATCTGGGATTTTCGAGATTCAGCAACTTCGAATTTAGCTTCGACATGTATGTATGTATAGTTGGATCAGAGATTTATGATCTGGggtttatgaaattagggttttagGGTTTGGTGAGTCGGCTAATTGGGGGGTTTTGTAGGGTTTAAGAAAGGAGAAAAATAATTGGGGGAAGGGGTTTAAG
This sequence is a window from Apium graveolens cultivar Ventura chromosome 9, ASM990537v1, whole genome shotgun sequence. Protein-coding genes within it:
- the LOC141686588 gene encoding outer envelope protein 64, mitochondrial yields the protein MSKLNSKLLNLENPRLWVVIGISVAGIVILAETQRRKMKAKKMIIKEDFGAFIERFELLAFAHPPPPAARLSLSGLTFAVKDVFDVKDHVTGFGNPDWKNTHETADKTALAVTTLLKNGATCVGKTVMDELSFGFTGENVHYGTPTNPKMPSHIPGGSSSGSAVAVAADLVDFALGTDIIGCIRIPSAYCGVIGFRPSHGVVSTIGVVSSSQSLETIGFFARDPSVMHRVGHVLLNLKQVEPKRTRRCIIADDLFQLSKAPKQNILSIVCKVIKDLKGYQLPEHMNFSQYIAANVPSLKEFGEESTKLQSGISALKALCSAMLSLLRHEFKSNHHEWVESVEPKVGPGVSSRVLEALTTTHDNVKTLYKVRTEMRAAIRSLLKDDGILIIPTVADPPLRLNSKKGVLSEFHDRAFPLLSIASMSGCCQVTAPIGNHNDYPISVSFIASHGADKFLLDTVLDMYSSLQDQASIVSNSVPLPDVNGNMDASDLLKEKGNAAYKKKEWNKAVSYYTEAIKLNEGNATFYSNRAAAYLELGCFQEAEEDCSKAITLDKKNVKAYMRRGTARESLLFVKEALQDFKHVCVLEPQNKTASDAEKRLRKMMN